One part of the Thermodesulfobacterium commune DSM 2178 genome encodes these proteins:
- a CDS encoding single-stranded DNA-binding protein, translating to MSINKVILIGRLGADPEIRYTIDGKPVVSFRLATNEVIVRNGEKEVLTEWHRVVAFGRLAEICGEYLSKGSQVYIEGKLRTRKFEDKQGMQRYVTEIVAQNMQILDKKSSTSNDSAKSYHMETSPKISKKSVDLELEALEEPLIDEDDIPF from the coding sequence ATGAGTATAAACAAAGTTATTTTGATAGGAAGGTTAGGGGCCGATCCAGAGATTAGGTATACTATTGATGGAAAACCTGTGGTCAGTTTTAGATTAGCTACCAATGAGGTAATCGTAAGGAACGGAGAGAAAGAGGTTCTTACTGAATGGCATAGGGTGGTTGCTTTTGGTCGGTTGGCAGAGATCTGTGGAGAATATCTAAGTAAAGGTTCTCAGGTCTACATAGAAGGTAAACTTAGAACACGCAAGTTTGAAGATAAACAGGGTATGCAAAGGTATGTTACAGAAATAGTCGCTCAAAACATGCAAATTTTAGATAAAAAGTCCTCAACCTCTAATGATTCTGCTAAATCCTATCATATGGAAACCTCCCCCAAAATCTCTAAAAAATCTGTCGATTTAGAACTTGAGGCTTTAGAAGAACCTTTGATCGATGAAGATGATATTCCTTTTTAG
- a CDS encoding cytochrome C assembly family protein produces the protein MGDLLFDLYFLVYFVSWIGFYFYFKTLKKEALKYAQIVLGLGFFLHTVFWGIKAYEIAILKVLTFKEVLNFLAWSLVLVYFGFSFLSQVKLYTVGFFILPWVIGCLLLSFFLSSGKVSPFSPYFYNLWFPIHGISGLISHAFLLFGLTTSIMYILQEREIKKKSLGLFYKKLPPLEYLDRASEISLYLGFLFLSISIITGAVWSNFVFGDYWRWSSKEVFSLVLWLLYAVLIHQRVVIGWRGKRSAKMFILGFGIWFLSFFVINLFTKGFHTYGS, from the coding sequence ATGGGTGATTTGCTTTTTGACCTATATTTTTTGGTTTATTTTGTTTCGTGGATAGGTTTTTATTTTTATTTTAAAACCCTTAAGAAAGAGGCGTTAAAATACGCCCAAATCGTCTTGGGTTTAGGTTTTTTTTTACACACCGTATTTTGGGGGATAAAAGCTTACGAGATAGCGATTTTAAAGGTCTTAACCTTTAAAGAAGTTTTAAACTTCTTAGCTTGGAGCCTTGTTTTAGTTTATTTCGGCTTTTCTTTTTTAAGCCAGGTAAAACTTTATACTGTAGGTTTTTTTATCCTCCCCTGGGTAATTGGCTGTCTTCTTTTAAGCTTTTTTTTATCCTCTGGTAAAGTTTCCCCCTTTTCCCCTTATTTTTATAACCTTTGGTTTCCTATACATGGAATTTCTGGCTTAATCTCCCATGCCTTTTTACTCTTTGGTCTCACCACTTCGATCATGTATATTTTGCAAGAACGAGAAATTAAAAAAAAATCTTTAGGTCTTTTTTATAAAAAACTTCCTCCTTTAGAGTATTTAGACCGGGCAAGTGAAATCTCCCTTTATCTTGGGTTTCTTTTTCTTTCTATCTCGATAATCACCGGGGCTGTATGGAGCAACTTTGTTTTTGGGGACTACTGGAGATGGTCTTCAAAGGAAGTGTTTTCTCTGGTGTTGTGGTTGCTTTATGCGGTGCTTATCCATCAAAGGGTAGTCATTGGCTGGAGAGGAAAAAGGTCTGCTAAGATGTTTATTTTAGGGTTCGGGATTTGGTTTTTAAGCTTCTTTGTGATAAACTTATTTACCAAGGGGTTTCATACTTATGGGTCTTGA
- a CDS encoding HlyD family secretion protein produces the protein MNLSFKTKLLFFVLFLGLFAGGIFWYVNRQKTPPGVLILHGRVEGKEINLGTKIQGRVIKLYKRESDPVKKGDLLAELRPDEYFAQLQAAQNEVRSAEETILMAESYLVKSQSRVEQAKRDLERYKKLYQEGLVSKRDLEVAELEYKTALSELKVNQRYINQAKAKYLSALQKVKEIEVAYKETKIYAPSDGVILSRVAEEGEVVNPGQVIYTMVNLQNLYIKVYIPEPEVGKVKLGQPARVYVDAYPNRYFNGTLTRVYEKAEFTPKNVETKEERVKLVFGAEVSVENPEGLLKPGMPADVVIKTDPKAEWVKP, from the coding sequence ATGAACCTCAGTTTTAAGACAAAGCTGCTATTTTTCGTTCTATTTTTAGGATTATTCGCAGGTGGGATTTTCTGGTACGTTAACAGGCAAAAGACCCCTCCAGGGGTTCTTATTTTACATGGAAGGGTCGAGGGTAAGGAAATCAACCTTGGCACAAAAATTCAAGGAAGGGTGATAAAGCTTTACAAAAGAGAAAGCGACCCGGTAAAAAAAGGAGATCTTCTTGCAGAGCTTCGCCCTGATGAATACTTTGCCCAGCTTCAAGCAGCTCAAAACGAGGTTCGTTCAGCAGAAGAAACCATCCTTATGGCAGAAAGCTATCTTGTTAAATCCCAATCCCGAGTTGAACAAGCCAAAAGAGACCTTGAACGATATAAAAAACTATACCAAGAAGGTTTGGTTTCTAAAAGAGACCTTGAGGTTGCAGAACTGGAGTACAAAACAGCCCTGTCAGAACTTAAGGTAAATCAACGTTACATCAACCAAGCCAAGGCTAAGTATCTATCAGCCCTACAAAAAGTTAAAGAAATAGAGGTTGCTTACAAGGAAACCAAAATCTATGCCCCTTCAGACGGGGTTATCCTTTCAAGGGTAGCTGAAGAAGGAGAAGTCGTAAACCCAGGGCAAGTTATCTATACGATGGTAAACCTTCAAAACCTTTATATCAAGGTTTACATCCCTGAACCAGAGGTTGGGAAGGTAAAACTGGGCCAACCTGCAAGGGTGTATGTAGACGCCTATCCTAACCGCTATTTCAACGGAACTTTAACCAGGGTCTATGAAAAAGCCGAATTTACTCCTAAAAACGTAGAAACCAAGGAAGAAAGGGTAAAACTTGTTTTTGGAGCTGAGGTCTCGGTAGAAAACCCAGAAGGGCTTTTAAAACCTGGGATGCCGGCAGACGTGGTAATAAAAACAGACCCAAAGGCAGAATGGGTAAAGCCTTAG
- a CDS encoding universal stress protein, with the protein MKIVVAYDGSADAKEGLRMALTFLKETIDEIILLNVVRKREEMSKEEEAKAVEKAKALLEEVAKEVKDGYKVRQEVLVDFSVAEAILNFVEQEEPDLLIMGARGVRPDIIRYTLGSTAAKVVNFAPCSIYIAKKK; encoded by the coding sequence ATGAAAATAGTGGTAGCTTACGACGGTTCAGCCGACGCTAAGGAAGGATTAAGGATGGCTCTTACTTTTCTAAAAGAGACCATAGATGAAATTATTCTTTTAAACGTGGTAAGAAAAAGAGAAGAAATGTCTAAGGAAGAAGAGGCCAAAGCTGTAGAAAAGGCTAAAGCTTTGCTAGAAGAGGTAGCTAAAGAGGTAAAAGACGGTTATAAAGTAAGACAGGAAGTATTGGTTGATTTTTCCGTAGCTGAGGCTATCTTAAACTTTGTAGAACAGGAAGAGCCTGACCTTTTGATAATGGGTGCAAGAGGGGTAAGACCTGACATCATCAGATACACCCTTGGTTCTACTGCTGCTAAAGTGGTTAACTTTGCTCCTTGTTCTATCTATATAGCTAAGAAAAAGTAA
- a CDS encoding TlyA family RNA methyltransferase yields the protein MKQHKLRADKILVEKGLAETREKAQALIMAGKVWWSKDEKNWIRVEKPGQTLSCEVFLRVDEPIPYVSRGGLKLEGALEAFQIDVTGFVCLDIGASTGGFTHCLLLKGAKKVYTVDVGKGQLHPLLRNDPRVIPKEEINARYLTPEMFPEKMDLITIDVSFISLKKILPVTPPLLKPEGKVLALIKPQFEVGPKLLKKGVVKDPWVHKKVVDEIWDFSISLGFLPLGVAQSPILGPKGNKEFFILLGLHT from the coding sequence TTGAAGCAGCATAAACTCAGAGCAGATAAAATCTTAGTAGAAAAAGGGCTTGCTGAGACCAGAGAAAAGGCTCAGGCCCTGATCATGGCAGGTAAAGTCTGGTGGTCAAAAGACGAAAAAAACTGGATAAGGGTAGAAAAACCAGGGCAAACCCTTTCATGTGAAGTATTTTTAAGAGTTGACGAACCTATACCTTATGTTTCTCGAGGAGGGCTAAAGCTTGAAGGAGCCCTTGAAGCTTTTCAGATAGATGTCACAGGGTTTGTATGCTTAGACATAGGTGCCTCAACCGGTGGGTTTACCCACTGCCTTTTACTAAAAGGAGCTAAAAAAGTATATACTGTAGACGTAGGTAAAGGCCAACTCCATCCTCTTTTAAGAAACGACCCAAGGGTTATACCTAAGGAAGAAATAAACGCCAGATATCTTACCCCGGAGATGTTTCCTGAAAAAATGGACCTGATTACCATAGACGTATCTTTTATTTCTCTAAAAAAAATCCTTCCGGTTACACCGCCCCTTCTTAAACCAGAAGGAAAGGTCTTAGCCCTGATTAAACCTCAATTTGAGGTAGGGCCTAAACTTCTTAAAAAAGGGGTGGTTAAAGACCCCTGGGTCCATAAAAAAGTGGTAGATGAAATCTGGGACTTTTCTATCTCTTTAGGATTTTTACCTTTAGGAGTAGCTCAAAGCCCTATCCTTGGTCCCAAAGGAAACAAAGAGTTTTTTATTTTACTTGGTCTGCATACCTAA
- a CDS encoding ABC transporter permease has protein sequence MRLITLIKKEFLQLFRDRILLIVLVYAFTGVVYTGGKGITLEVRNFATIVLDQSKSPESREFLSKIRPPHFRIVAYVNSDKEVVEWLDKGKASMAIVIPPEFETDVKQKKGKIQVIIDGTMSMTSTMAISYVSTIAHEYSLEILDFSVYQKTLRIPQVETKPRSFFNPNHLSTWFMSLLELFNMTTMVSLLISASALIREKEYGTIEQLLITPVKTWEVFLAKIIPTVVVIGVLSLLSLFIMVKGVFKVPIKGNIILFFLVTCLYVFAMSSLGIAIATIVNNLSQAMMVIIVILVPMLMISGAWTPPEAMHPVIRSLSLFSPMRYYLEFGYGVLLKGVGIEYLWKDILGISAVGGVIFLLSALRFRKSFAK, from the coding sequence ATGAGGCTTATAACGTTAATCAAAAAAGAATTTCTTCAGCTTTTCAGAGACAGGATTTTGTTAATCGTTTTAGTCTATGCCTTTACTGGGGTGGTTTATACAGGGGGTAAAGGGATAACGCTTGAGGTAAGAAACTTTGCAACCATCGTATTAGACCAAAGCAAAAGTCCTGAAAGTAGAGAATTCTTATCTAAGATAAGACCTCCCCATTTCAGGATAGTAGCGTATGTTAACTCTGACAAAGAGGTAGTAGAATGGCTGGATAAAGGTAAAGCCTCTATGGCCATAGTCATACCTCCTGAGTTTGAGACTGATGTCAAGCAAAAAAAGGGAAAAATCCAGGTTATCATCGACGGCACCATGTCGATGACCTCTACCATGGCTATTTCTTATGTATCAACCATAGCTCATGAATATTCTTTAGAGATCTTAGACTTTTCGGTCTATCAGAAAACCTTAAGGATACCTCAGGTAGAAACAAAACCCCGCAGCTTTTTTAATCCTAACCATCTTAGTACCTGGTTTATGAGTCTCCTTGAACTTTTTAACATGACAACGATGGTTTCCCTTCTTATAAGTGCCTCAGCTTTGATAAGAGAAAAAGAATATGGTACCATCGAACAACTTTTGATAACCCCTGTAAAAACCTGGGAGGTTTTTTTAGCCAAGATTATTCCTACGGTAGTCGTAATCGGTGTTTTATCCTTGCTTAGCTTATTTATCATGGTAAAAGGCGTTTTTAAGGTCCCGATAAAAGGAAACATCATCTTATTTTTTTTGGTCACCTGTCTTTATGTGTTTGCCATGTCTTCCCTTGGGATAGCCATCGCAACGATAGTAAACAACCTCTCTCAGGCGATGATGGTAATCATAGTGATTCTCGTACCGATGCTTATGATTTCAGGAGCCTGGACTCCCCCAGAAGCTATGCACCCTGTGATCAGGTCTCTAAGCCTTTTTTCTCCGATGAGGTATTATTTAGAGTTTGGCTACGGGGTTTTACTTAAAGGGGTTGGGATAGAGTATCTCTGGAAAGACATCTTAGGGATTTCAGCCGTAGGAGGGGTAATCTTTCTTTTATCAGCCTTAAGATTTAGGAAAAGTTTTGCTAAATAA
- a CDS encoding ATP-binding cassette domain-containing protein: protein MGKALDEPVLKVENLSKFYKKVLAVNNVSFEVKKGEVFGLIGPDGAGKTTIVQILAGVLTPSSGKAYVNGIDVTRDPEKVKKFIGYMPQGLGLNLYDNLTIEENINFFRNLREIPEEVFQKNKEILLEITRLKPFLSRPAKALSGGMRQKLALVCTLLHLPDIIYLDEPTTGVDPLSRQDFWKILQTLVQERNITVLLTTSYMDEAERCQRIALIHNGKILLQGKPEEFSDLEQTFVSVISKEPPKPLQKPSLSFTSEETLLVCDKVTKAFGKFKAVDKVSLEVKKGEILGLLGPNGAGKTTLIKMMCGLLEPTEGDIFIAGYNVKRERAKVWQLIGYMSQKFSLYRDLTVMENVNLYAGLYGIKGQNFTELLTKLGLSSWEERLVKDVPFGIRQRVALMCAILHNPVIVFLDEPTSGVDPVARRSFWEIIYYLSREKGITVIVSTHYMDEAENCDRIGLMNRGRLIAVGTPEELKITSETLAGKLLKIKTPRFKEAYTLLKNNFPNLYFYGNKLFLRTFTPEKDQPKISEILKTKGIEEYTIEITLPPLQEAFVDFILKDLKENP from the coding sequence ATGGGTAAAGCCTTAGACGAGCCTGTTCTTAAGGTTGAAAACCTCTCCAAGTTTTATAAGAAAGTTTTAGCCGTAAACAATGTTTCCTTTGAGGTAAAAAAAGGAGAAGTCTTTGGTCTGATAGGACCTGACGGAGCAGGAAAAACCACCATCGTCCAAATCCTTGCGGGAGTCTTAACTCCTTCCTCTGGTAAAGCCTACGTAAACGGTATAGACGTTACCAGAGACCCTGAAAAGGTTAAAAAATTTATCGGATATATGCCTCAGGGGCTTGGATTAAACCTTTATGACAACCTTACCATCGAAGAAAACATAAACTTTTTCCGCAACCTAAGGGAAATCCCAGAAGAGGTATTTCAAAAAAACAAAGAAATCCTTTTAGAGATTACCAGGCTTAAACCTTTTTTATCAAGACCGGCTAAAGCCCTTTCAGGGGGTATGCGACAAAAACTTGCGTTAGTCTGCACTTTACTACACCTGCCAGACATCATCTACCTTGACGAACCTACAACAGGAGTTGACCCACTTTCAAGACAGGACTTCTGGAAAATTCTGCAAACGTTGGTTCAGGAAAGAAACATTACCGTTCTTTTAACTACCTCTTACATGGATGAGGCAGAACGCTGCCAACGAATAGCCCTAATCCATAACGGTAAAATCTTACTTCAGGGTAAACCCGAAGAGTTTTCTGATTTAGAGCAAACTTTTGTCTCTGTGATTTCAAAAGAACCTCCCAAGCCTTTACAAAAACCTTCTTTAAGCTTTACCTCAGAAGAGACCTTGCTTGTCTGTGATAAGGTGACCAAGGCTTTTGGAAAGTTTAAAGCGGTGGATAAGGTAAGCTTGGAGGTCAAAAAAGGTGAAATTTTAGGGCTTCTTGGTCCTAACGGTGCAGGGAAAACTACGTTAATCAAGATGATGTGCGGACTTTTAGAACCTACCGAAGGGGATATCTTTATCGCAGGGTATAATGTAAAAAGAGAAAGAGCTAAGGTGTGGCAGCTAATAGGATACATGTCTCAAAAATTCTCCCTTTACAGAGACCTGACGGTGATGGAAAATGTCAATCTTTATGCCGGGCTCTACGGAATAAAAGGACAAAATTTTACCGAGCTTTTAACTAAGCTTGGACTTTCTTCCTGGGAAGAAAGACTTGTTAAAGATGTCCCTTTTGGGATAAGACAAAGGGTTGCCCTTATGTGTGCCATCTTGCATAACCCTGTGATCGTGTTTTTAGATGAACCAACCTCTGGAGTAGACCCTGTAGCAAGAAGATCCTTCTGGGAGATCATTTACTATCTTTCAAGAGAAAAAGGCATAACTGTTATCGTTTCTACCCATTATATGGATGAAGCAGAAAACTGCGACAGGATAGGTCTTATGAACCGGGGAAGGCTTATTGCAGTTGGCACCCCTGAAGAACTAAAAATCACCTCTGAAACCCTCGCTGGTAAACTCCTAAAAATAAAAACCCCAAGGTTTAAAGAAGCCTATACCCTGTTAAAAAACAATTTTCCTAACCTTTATTTTTACGGAAACAAACTTTTTTTAAGAACTTTTACTCCTGAGAAAGATCAACCAAAGATTTCCGAGATTTTAAAAACAAAAGGTATTGAAGAATATACGATTGAAATTACTCTCCCTCCTTTACAAGAGGCTTTTGTAGACTTTATCTTAAAAGACCTGAAGGAAAACCCATAG
- a CDS encoding IS256 family transposase, with translation MKNLDLDLEKVLSEISKIESKEGIKMAAALLLNALMKKEREIFLRDSIDNKANGYYERQLACFLGNLGISVPRDRKSEFRPAILPPEWQKADESFQDFILNLVLQSYSPNKIKALLQSMKLPYSPEQIEEIKEELYNQAKELKTKELPENLFAMFIDAYHTQIKDTEANRIRKAVIYNIIGIDMEGRKNLLSYYIYFGSETKEDWLQILNDLIKRGVKRVMVIVSDDFPGLAQAIKALFPETDHQLCFVHMQRNINRNMSKQDAKKFYEELSIIKRIEEYERALIRFEELCKSYEKKYPAYIKGLLKKKEHYFVYKKYPEGVRRYIYTTNVVENINSRIELIRVNTGGYFQSIKTAEVAIYITVSRIQKTRWQKPLPLIKSALYELRQMFVKRFYKETQFS, from the coding sequence ATGAAAAACTTAGACTTAGATTTAGAAAAAGTTTTAAGTGAAATCTCAAAAATTGAATCAAAAGAGGGTATCAAAATGGCTGCTGCACTCCTCTTAAACGCTCTCATGAAAAAAGAAAGAGAAATATTCCTTAGAGATAGTATTGATAATAAAGCTAATGGTTACTATGAAAGACAACTTGCCTGTTTCTTAGGTAACCTTGGTATCTCTGTCCCAAGAGATAGAAAATCTGAATTCAGACCTGCTATTCTTCCTCCTGAATGGCAAAAAGCTGATGAATCTTTCCAGGACTTTATCCTTAACCTCGTTCTCCAAAGCTACTCCCCCAATAAAATCAAAGCCCTCTTGCAATCTATGAAACTTCCCTACTCTCCAGAACAAATAGAAGAAATTAAAGAAGAATTGTATAACCAAGCCAAAGAATTAAAAACCAAAGAATTGCCAGAAAATTTGTTTGCTATGTTTATAGACGCTTATCATACTCAGATAAAAGATACCGAAGCCAACAGAATCAGAAAAGCAGTTATTTATAATATCATCGGAATAGATATGGAGGGAAGAAAAAATTTACTTTCTTATTACATTTATTTTGGTTCAGAGACGAAGGAGGACTGGCTCCAGATACTTAATGATTTGATAAAGAGGGGAGTTAAGAGGGTTATGGTAATAGTGAGTGATGATTTTCCTGGCCTTGCTCAAGCCATAAAAGCCCTTTTTCCTGAGACAGATCATCAGCTTTGTTTTGTACACATGCAAAGGAACATCAACAGGAACATGTCTAAGCAGGATGCTAAAAAATTTTATGAGGAGTTAAGCATTATAAAGAGGATAGAGGAGTATGAGAGGGCCTTAATTAGATTTGAGGAATTATGTAAGAGTTATGAGAAGAAGTATCCAGCTTATATAAAGGGACTTTTGAAAAAGAAGGAGCATTATTTTGTTTATAAGAAATATCCTGAGGGGGTGAGGAGGTATATATACACGACGAATGTGGTTGAGAATATAAATAGCAGGATAGAGCTGATAAGGGTAAATACAGGGGGATATTTTCAATCAATCAAGACAGCAGAGGTTGCGATATACATAACAGTAAGTCGGATTCAGAAAACGAGATGGCAAAAACCACTTCCTTTAATTAAGTCTGCTTTATACGAATTGAGGCAAATGTTTGTAAAGAGATTTTATAAGGAGACACAATTCTCTTGA
- a CDS encoding ABC transporter permease, with protein sequence MLKRLIGITKKEFTELIKDKLYLTFVFVVPVIVMFLLGYGLNLDVKGLPVAFLDYDRSKLSRDYIDSFVNSEYFKLYTLADNYKEAEGLLNSAKVRAVVIIPPDFSQKLYKKEKTEVQVLIDGTYPSRAEVVKGYISTINTLFNQKLLGNQNSLKFPIELEIRAWYNPALESKNFIMPGMLVTTLCFYPVLLSCLVVVREKEFGSIFNYYTSPAKRWEIIFGKAIPYVFVCFLTYLILFAITVFVFQTKFIGNFIVLSLASILYLFCTVGLGLFISTVTKTQITAMLLAFITTVIPTYLYSGFLYPVSSMEFSGKLVSRVIPATYFLDIVRGIYLKGLPFHYFISNILSLFLYASVVYLATILNFKKKL encoded by the coding sequence ATGTTAAAAAGACTGATAGGAATAACCAAAAAGGAATTTACCGAGCTTATAAAAGACAAACTATACCTTACCTTTGTGTTTGTAGTCCCTGTAATAGTGATGTTTTTATTAGGGTATGGGTTAAACTTAGATGTAAAAGGACTACCTGTGGCCTTTCTTGACTATGATCGCAGTAAACTAAGCAGGGACTACATAGATAGTTTCGTGAACTCTGAGTACTTCAAGCTTTATACCCTGGCAGACAACTATAAAGAAGCTGAAGGCCTGCTAAACTCTGCTAAGGTAAGAGCGGTAGTAATCATACCACCTGATTTCTCACAAAAACTTTATAAAAAAGAAAAAACAGAGGTACAGGTGCTTATCGACGGCACCTATCCAAGTAGAGCAGAGGTAGTAAAAGGCTATATCAGTACCATAAACACCCTTTTTAACCAAAAACTCCTTGGAAACCAGAACTCCTTAAAATTTCCCATAGAGTTAGAAATAAGAGCCTGGTATAACCCTGCCCTTGAGAGCAAAAACTTTATCATGCCAGGGATGTTGGTAACCACCCTTTGTTTTTATCCGGTGCTCCTCAGTTGCTTGGTAGTAGTAAGAGAGAAAGAATTCGGAAGTATTTTTAACTATTACACCTCACCTGCTAAAAGATGGGAAATCATATTTGGTAAAGCTATCCCCTATGTTTTCGTCTGTTTTCTTACCTACTTAATACTTTTTGCCATCACGGTTTTTGTCTTCCAAACCAAGTTTATCGGAAACTTTATCGTACTTTCCTTAGCAAGTATCCTCTATCTTTTTTGTACTGTTGGGCTTGGACTGTTTATCTCCACCGTTACCAAAACTCAAATTACCGCTATGCTTCTTGCCTTTATCACCACCGTAATTCCTACCTATCTTTATTCAGGATTTCTTTATCCTGTGAGTAGTATGGAGTTTAGCGGAAAACTTGTTAGCAGGGTGATTCCTGCAACCTATTTTTTAGACATCGTAAGAGGAATCTATCTAAAGGGACTGCCTTTTCATTATTTTATATCCAACATCCTGAGCCTTTTTTTGTATGCTTCTGTGGTCTATCTGGCTACCATCTTAAACTTTAAGAAAAAACTTTAG
- the hemA gene encoding glutamyl-tRNA reductase — MGLDLEITILLVGLNHKTAPVEIREKLSFKDSPVFPLEKLKSEGLSFKEAYFLSTCNRVEFCFVLEKSQKDFFLSELFSFFEKEVKVTQNELKKYFYQLENDEAVKHLFEVACGLDSLVLGEPQILGQVKEAYQKALFYKTSGIVLNRLLHRCFFVAKRVRTETGIGGGAVSISYAACELAKKILGSLKQKVVLLVGAGEMAELACMHFISAGVKKVLIANRTISKAVELADRFKGEAYSLEELPYVLTKADVVISSTGAPSFVITKKMVASILKLRKFRPLFIIDIAVPRDVEPEVNQLENVYVYNIDDLKEVVEGNFQERKKEALRAKVIIEEEVFKFKKWLKQMELHPTIKALSEKMEQLRKNELAKTLKKLKNLSEEEKQHLEVLTQSLVQKIIYYPIKFIKKDHHEKGSKAIGIIRQMFELDSLETETQFKQPENLENSDQTEKELPKREEKQPIDPSMKKVLLQ; from the coding sequence ATGGGTCTTGACCTTGAGATTACCATCCTTCTCGTAGGACTAAACCATAAAACCGCTCCGGTAGAAATAAGAGAAAAACTTTCTTTTAAAGACAGCCCAGTCTTTCCCCTTGAAAAGCTAAAAAGTGAGGGACTAAGCTTTAAAGAAGCCTATTTTCTTTCTACCTGTAACAGGGTCGAGTTTTGCTTTGTGTTAGAAAAATCTCAAAAAGACTTTTTCTTATCTGAACTGTTTTCTTTTTTTGAAAAAGAGGTAAAGGTCACACAAAATGAGCTTAAAAAGTACTTTTATCAGTTAGAAAACGACGAGGCGGTAAAGCATCTTTTTGAGGTAGCCTGTGGTCTTGATTCTCTTGTTTTAGGAGAACCTCAAATTTTAGGACAGGTAAAAGAAGCGTATCAAAAAGCACTTTTTTATAAAACTTCAGGGATTGTGCTCAATCGTCTTTTGCACAGATGTTTTTTTGTTGCCAAAAGGGTTAGGACTGAAACCGGCATCGGAGGAGGCGCTGTCTCTATAAGCTATGCTGCCTGTGAACTTGCAAAAAAAATCCTCGGAAGCCTCAAACAAAAGGTGGTGTTACTGGTAGGTGCAGGAGAGATGGCAGAACTTGCCTGTATGCATTTTATCTCAGCCGGGGTTAAAAAAGTTTTGATCGCCAACCGAACTATTTCTAAGGCTGTTGAGCTTGCTGACCGGTTTAAAGGAGAGGCTTACAGTTTAGAAGAACTGCCTTATGTACTTACCAAGGCAGATGTGGTTATTTCCTCTACAGGTGCCCCCTCTTTTGTAATTACTAAAAAGATGGTTGCCTCTATCTTAAAACTCAGAAAGTTCCGACCCCTTTTTATCATAGACATAGCTGTTCCAAGAGATGTAGAACCTGAGGTTAATCAGTTGGAAAACGTCTATGTCTACAACATAGACGACCTAAAAGAGGTGGTAGAGGGAAACTTCCAAGAACGTAAAAAAGAAGCCTTGAGGGCAAAGGTTATCATCGAAGAAGAGGTGTTCAAGTTTAAAAAATGGCTTAAACAAATGGAGTTGCATCCTACTATCAAAGCTCTCAGTGAAAAAATGGAACAACTAAGAAAAAACGAACTGGCAAAAACCCTAAAAAAACTTAAAAACCTCTCGGAGGAAGAAAAACAACACTTAGAAGTTTTAACCCAATCTTTGGTCCAAAAAATCATTTACTATCCTATCAAATTTATCAAAAAAGACCATCACGAAAAAGGAAGCAAGGCTATAGGTATAATAAGACAGATGTTTGAACTAGATAGCTTAGAGACTGAAACTCAGTTTAAACAACCAGAGAATTTAGAAAATTCAGATCAAACTGAAAAAGAACTACCCAAAAGAGAAGAAAAACAACCGATAGACCCTTCTATGAAAAAAGTTTTATTACAGTAA